The Mangifera indica cultivar Alphonso chromosome 19, CATAS_Mindica_2.1, whole genome shotgun sequence nucleotide sequence ATGGCCTTCTTCACTTTGACTAAGCCCTCCCATTTCCCCCTTGTCTCATATGCCTGAACCAACAGCAAATAAGGTAGAAGTGATTCTGGTTGCAAGTCCATAATCCTCTCAGCTACATATTCAATGAGTTTCAGGTCTCCGTAAATTGCACAAGCAGAGAGTAATAATTCCCAAATTAAATGACTGGGTTCATACGGCATTGATTTTATCACATCTATTGCTTTTCTCAACTTACCAGCTCGACACAATAGGTCAATAATGCAAACATAATGTTCATCACCAGGTATCACACCATATACCTCTTTCATTGATGAAAATATGAACATTCCCTCATTAACAAAACCACCGTACTTGCAAGCTAATAAAACACCAGCGAGTGTTATTTGATCTGGACATAGACCATTCTTAAGTAGTTCGTTAAACATATCCAGTGTTTGAGCCAATCTACCATTGTGAGACAAGCCCATTATGATGGTGTTCCAGGATATTAAATCTCTTATCTCCatgttaacaaaaattttcattgcAGAATCAACTGCACCAAATTTACTGTACATTTCAACAAGTGAGCTAGCAACAACTGCATCAGACTGAAAACCTAATTTGATGGCCAAGGAATGCACTTGACTTCCACACTCTACTGGAAGAACTGTAGTAGAACTTAGAACACTACTTAGAGTGAACTCAGTGGGCCTAAAATCCTCCCTCAAGCTGAGCACAAAAAGTCGCATAGCATCCTCCCCAAAACCATGCCTTCCATAGCTTGAAATCATAGAATTGCAAATTGCAGAATCACATCGATCTAGCTCTCCAAATAGCATAACTGAATCTTCCAATCTGTTGCATTTGGCAAACAAGTCAATAGCAGCACTCAGAAGAATGGAATTACAAAGAAATCCCACCTTGACACACAAAGCAAAAATTTGCTTACCCTTTCCCACATTTCGCAAATTAGAACAGGCAGTTATTACAGTAGATACTGTAAACTCATCAGGTGAATACCCTGAGGATCTCATTAAACAAAACTGATTTAATGCAAGTTCTGCATAGCCTGATTTCAAACACCCTGATATCAATGAATTCCAAGAGATAATATCCAACTCCTCCATAGTAAAAACACGCCAAATGCATAGTCCAGATAATCAAGCTTGCCatacaaatcaattaaacaattCCCAACCGCCACATTGGATAAACTCCCACCTTGCCGAATTATAGCACCATGTATTTGCTTACCGTAACAAGCACTTGACACAGACGATAAAATAATCGAGAAAGTGAACGCACTAGGTCTAACACCATCATTCTGCATTTTATAAAACAGTTCTAACGCATAATCGAAATACCCACATGAGATGTAACCCGAAATCATAGAATTCCAACTAACAACATCTCGTTCaggcatttcatcaaacatctTACGCGCATTGCTGAGCTGATTGCCTTTCAGCAAACtcttcaaacaaatattccacGATATGCAATTCTTCTCTGGAATTTCGTCAAACACCTCCAAAACATCATCAAAAATTACCAAACCGAGAATATAAATCGAGGCAGCGGTTGCCCAGGTAAGTATGGCCATTGAACCCGACTTTAATCAACTGGGCATGGATGCTTTTTGTAAATTCTAATGACTTCAGGGATAAACAGTGGTCTATTAATTGAGAGTAATAAGAGAAAGAGGCTTTGTTAAAATGAAGCTTCTTCAGATAAGGGTACATAAAAATTTCGGTGCCACTACAAATTTTTGAGGATGAATTTGTATGATACCGTTTCAAATACCATGGTTTTCGCTTTAAAATTGGACGAGGACAAATTCTGTTCAATTGTTTCCCTTTAActaatatttaagtaatttgattacataattaagtattaaaatttttaaagggaaggtttaagatcaaatttttatcatgtttattaaaaaaattataaatatttaaataattttatttatttataaaaataatcaatgaaaataattaaaattaagagaaattgtATGATTAAAGGTTATATCAATATAAGTTaatcaaaacttttaaattaattccaaaatatcctcatttttataatatataaatgctAATGTTTTAGACAAAACATTACAAACAAATCTTACAAACCTACaacattaaacataaatttcacatattttttcttttttaaatataaaataaaatcaaattcatcctaaaataaaagaattttttatattaaaaa carries:
- the LOC123202601 gene encoding LOW QUALITY PROTEIN: pentatricopeptide repeat-containing protein At1g43980, mitochondrial (The sequence of the model RefSeq protein was modified relative to this genomic sequence to represent the inferred CDS: inserted 1 base in 1 codon; deleted 1 base in 1 codon), producing the protein MYPYLKKLHFNKASFSYYSQLIDHCLSLKSLEFTKSIHAQLIKVGFNGHTYLGNRCLDLYSRFGNFDDVLEVFDEIPEKNCISWNICLKSLLKGNQLSNARKMFDEMPERDVVSWNSMISGYISCGYFDYALELFYKMQNDGVRPSAFTFSIILSSVSSACYGKQIHGAIIRQGGSLSNVAVGNCLIDLYGKLDYLDYAFGVFXTMEELDIISWNSLISGCLKSGYAELALNQFCLMRSSGYSPDEFTVSTVITACSNLRNVGKGKQIFALCVKVGFLCNSILLSAAIDLFAKCNRLEDSVMLFGELDRCDSAICNSMISSYGRHGFGEDAMRLFVLSLREDFRPTEFTLSSVLSSTTVLPVECGSQVHSLAIKLGFQSDAVVASSLVEMYSKFGAVDSAMKIFVNMEIRDLISWNTIIMGLSHNGRLAQTLDMFNELLKNGLCPDQITLAGVLLACKYGGFVNEGMFIFSSMKEVYGVIPGDEHYVCIIDLLCRAGKLRKAIDVIKSMPYEPSHLIWELLLSACAIYGDLKLIEYVAERIMDLQPESLLPYLLLVQAYETRGKWEGLVKVKKAMRQRGVVKKVTGCSWIGIRNHVYTFNAEQLQLHGGKEIYLLLRLLIWEMEDEGFFIFTA